A window from Fragaria vesca subsp. vesca linkage group LG5, FraVesHawaii_1.0, whole genome shotgun sequence encodes these proteins:
- the LOC101294769 gene encoding U3 small nucleolar RNA-associated protein 15 homolog yields MAEPQISKTFPVKPKQKPKPRTPKQTPESRYWSSFKTKQIPNLISSINSLTFSPAAPHSLAAAHSTSLTLYNPQSLFSSQPSKISLNDVVSSASFRSDGRLIAAADLSGLVQVFDVKTRTPLRRLRSHTRPVRFVKFPLHDKLHLVSGGDDAVVKYWDVAGETTICDFLGHKDYVRCGDWSPNDSNMFVTGSYDHTVKLWDVRDKDSSSSVTEVNHGKPVEDVMFLPSGGLIATAGGDSVKIWDLIGGGKLVYSMESHNKTVTSICVGKVGKLSGEEAQQYRILSVALDGYLKVFDYAKMRVTHSMRFPAPLMSVGFSPDCMTRVIGTSNGIIYAGRRKSKEDVESGSDEEVTKYERRLKRLGSGNALGLGPVAEEPRMRVLKPTSFRYFHRGQSEKPSERDYLVMRPKKVKLGEHDRLLKKFRHKEALVSVLGRSKNPENAVAVMEELVSRKKLLKCVSNLDLEELRVLLLFLQKHCTMPRYGRLLMGLTEKVIEMRADDIRASTELKGLIRNIKRAVEEEIRIQLSLQEIQGVISPLLRITGRR; encoded by the coding sequence ATGGCGGAACCCCAAATCTCCAAGACGTTCCCAGTGAAACCCAAGCAGAAACCGAAGCCGCGCACCCCAAAGCAAACCCCAGAATCCAGGTACTGGTCATCCTTCAAAACCAAGCAAATCCCTAATCTCATCTCCTCCATCAACTCCCTCACCTTCTCCCCCGCCGCCCCTCACTCCTTGGCCGCCGCCCACTCCACCTCCCTCACCCTCTACAACCCCCAATCCCTCTTCTCCTCCCAGCCCTCCAAAATCTCCCTCAACGACGTCGTCTCCTCCGCCTCCTTCCGCTCCGACGGCCGCCTCATCGCCGCCGCCGACCTCTCCGGCCTCGTCCAAGTCTTCGACGTCAAGACCCGCACCCCTCTCCGCCGCCTCCGCTCCCACACCCGCCCCGTCCGCTTCGTCAAGTTCCCCCTCCACGACAAGCTCCACCTCGTCTCCGGCGGCGACGACGCCGTCGTCAAGTACTGGGACGTCGCCGGCGAGACCACAATCTGCGACTTTCTAGGGCACAAGGACTACGTGCGCTGCGGCGATTGGTCCCCTAATGATTCCAACATGTTCGTCACCGGGTCGTATGATCACACTGTGAAGCTCTGGGATGTGAGGGATAAGGATTCTTCGAGCTCCGTTACGGAGGTGAACCACGGCAAGCCGGTGGAGGACGTCATGTTCTTGCCCTCTGGCGGGTTGATTGCGACCGCGGGGGGGGATTCGGTGAAGATTTGGGACTTGATTGGGGGAGGGAAGCTGGTGTATTCAATGGAGAGCCATAACAAGACGGTGACTTCGATTTGTGTTGGGAAAGTTGGGAAGCTCAGTGGGGAGGAGGCTCAGCAGTATCGGATTTTGAGTGTGGCATTGGATGGTTACTTGAAGGTTTTCGACTATGCCAAAATGAGGGTTACTCATTCAATGAGGTTCCCTGCTCCGCTCATGTCGGTGGGGTTTTCTCCCGATTGTATGACTAGGGTGATTGGAACCTCGAATGGGATAATATATGCTGGGAGGAGGAAGAGCAAGGAAGATGTGGAGAGTGGTTCTGATGAGGAGGTTACGAAATATGAGAGGAGATTGAAGAGGTTGGGTTCCGGGAATGCTTTGGGGTTGGGGCCTGTGGCGGAGGAGCCACGGATGCGGGTTTTGAAGCCTACGAGTTTTCGGTATTTTCATAGAGGGCAGTCAGAGAAGCCTTCTGAGAGAGATTATCTGGTGATGAGGCCGAAGAAAGTGAAGTTAGGGGAGCATGACAGGCTGTTGAAGAAGTTTAGGCATAAGGAAGCTCTGGTGTCTGTGTTAGGGAGAAGTAAGAATCCGGAGAATGCTGTGGCTGTGATGGAGGAGTTGGTATCAAGAAAGAAGTTGCTGAAATGTGTTTCAAATTTGGATTTGGAGGAGCTCCGAGTGTTGCTGTTGTTTTTGCAGAAGCACTGTACCATGCCAAGGTACGGGAGGTTGTTGATGGGGTTGACAGAGAAGGTTATTGAGATGAGGGCTGACGACATTAGAGCTTCTACAGAGTTGAAGGGTCTTATTAGAAACATCAAACGTGCTGTCGAAGAGGAAATACGAATACAACTATCTTTGCAAGAGATACAGGGTGTGATTTCTCCTTTGTTGAGGATAACTGGAAGAAGATGA